A region of Paraburkholderia sp. BL23I1N1 DNA encodes the following proteins:
- a CDS encoding MFS transporter produces MSTTPVRSNEAALGGQSMSWRDIKTLGLASLGGALEYYDFIVAVFFTKLLATVFFPPHTPEWLAQLEVFCIFAAGYLVRPIGGIFFAHFGDRIGRKKMFALSLFLMAFPTLLIGLLPSYAMFGMAAPLLFLLCRVLQGLSVGGEVPGAWIFCSEHVRRDRVGLACGLLMSGLCTGILLGALSAKYLMGNLDADSLKSWGWRVPFIAGGIFGLISVYLRRYLHETPVFEALRAKRAADSRLPLSVVLKHHRGAIVVSLLATWVFSGIFVLYFLYTPTFLQSQFHYEAKAVFTNNSWSILGLIIGSTVAGWAADRIGGGNAYALGSMAMLVVTGAFYFALTSGSSAVWPLYIAGGFLIGTITLGPYIIVKSFPPEVRFTGFALSYNTAYAIFGGTAPAVASYMVGRQGIVMAPAWYIAALCVLGVIIGLTWRAPVHADVASSH; encoded by the coding sequence TACGATCGAATGAGGCTGCCCTAGGCGGGCAGTCGATGTCCTGGCGCGACATCAAGACGCTAGGGCTCGCCTCCCTGGGCGGCGCACTCGAATACTACGACTTCATCGTCGCCGTATTCTTCACGAAACTGCTCGCTACGGTGTTCTTTCCGCCGCACACACCGGAATGGCTCGCCCAGCTCGAAGTGTTCTGTATTTTCGCCGCCGGCTACCTCGTTCGGCCGATCGGCGGCATCTTCTTCGCCCACTTCGGTGACCGGATTGGCCGCAAGAAGATGTTCGCGCTCAGCCTGTTCCTGATGGCGTTTCCCACGTTGCTGATTGGCCTGCTGCCCAGCTATGCGATGTTCGGCATGGCCGCGCCGTTGCTGTTTCTGCTGTGCCGCGTCCTTCAGGGTCTCTCCGTTGGCGGAGAAGTGCCGGGTGCCTGGATCTTCTGCTCGGAACACGTGCGCCGTGACCGCGTGGGTCTCGCGTGCGGCCTGCTGATGTCGGGTCTTTGCACCGGCATCCTGCTCGGTGCGTTAAGCGCCAAATACCTGATGGGCAATCTCGATGCGGATAGCCTGAAGAGTTGGGGGTGGCGCGTACCGTTCATTGCCGGCGGCATCTTTGGGCTGATCTCCGTCTACCTGCGTCGCTACCTGCACGAAACGCCCGTCTTCGAGGCGCTGCGCGCCAAGCGTGCCGCCGACTCGCGTCTGCCGCTGTCGGTCGTGCTCAAACATCACCGTGGTGCGATCGTCGTATCGCTGCTGGCCACGTGGGTCTTTTCCGGCATCTTCGTACTGTATTTCCTGTACACGCCGACCTTCCTGCAGTCGCAGTTCCACTATGAAGCGAAAGCGGTCTTCACCAACAACTCCTGGTCGATCCTAGGGCTGATTATCGGCAGTACGGTTGCAGGCTGGGCCGCAGACCGGATTGGCGGCGGTAACGCTTACGCGCTGGGCAGCATGGCGATGCTGGTTGTGACAGGCGCCTTCTACTTCGCTCTGACTTCGGGCAGTAGCGCGGTGTGGCCGCTCTATATCGCAGGCGGTTTCCTGATCGGGACCATCACGCTCGGGCCGTACATCATCGTGAAAAGCTTCCCGCCTGAAGTCCGCTTCACGGGCTTTGCGCTGTCGTACAACACGGCCTACGCGATCTTCGGTGGCACCGCGCCGGCAGTGGCCTCGTACATGGTGGGTCGCCAGGGCATCGTCATGGCGCCCGCCTGGTATATCGCTGCACTCTGCGTACTCGGCGTCATCATTGGCCTCACCTGGCGCGCTCCAGTCCACGCCGACGTTGCATCCTCACATTGA
- a CDS encoding branched-chain amino acid ABC transporter substrate-binding protein — protein sequence MNSCIFVWRSSVALSALSLLGATACNAQEIIVKVGVAAPMTGGNAVYGKDIEAGVKMAVAEENSHKPVIGGVPVRFEVESQDDQADPRLGVQVAQQLVDDGAVFVVGHFNSGTTLPASQIYAKAGIPMLTPSATNPTITQAGLSTVYRVIATDAQNAGAAGAYAVKVSNAKRIAVLDDRTAFGQGEADEFVKAVTASGGTVIDREFTNDKAVDFSSQLTHIKSLNADLIFCGVLDAQAAMLVKRMKQLGMKAQFVGGGGVMDADFIKLAGTAAEGAMAWEYGHPIDTLAQGKAFQTNFKRMYGVDMLSYAPFAYDAATLAIKAMQKADSVKPSVFNTSIKSTDFQGVTGEIQFEKNGDLKNASSTLYRVKGDAWVPVTSRPGA from the coding sequence ATGAATTCATGCATTTTCGTCTGGCGGTCATCGGTTGCGCTGAGCGCACTCTCGCTGCTAGGAGCCACGGCTTGCAACGCTCAGGAGATCATCGTGAAAGTTGGCGTTGCAGCGCCAATGACAGGAGGTAACGCTGTGTACGGCAAGGACATCGAAGCCGGGGTGAAAATGGCCGTCGCGGAGGAAAATTCACACAAACCGGTCATAGGTGGTGTGCCGGTTCGCTTCGAGGTTGAGTCGCAGGATGATCAGGCGGATCCACGTCTCGGTGTCCAGGTTGCCCAGCAACTCGTCGATGACGGCGCGGTATTTGTGGTTGGTCACTTCAATTCAGGTACGACGTTGCCGGCATCGCAGATCTACGCCAAGGCTGGAATCCCTATGTTGACTCCATCGGCCACGAATCCCACGATCACACAGGCGGGGCTGAGCACGGTTTACCGCGTCATCGCGACGGATGCTCAAAATGCCGGCGCAGCGGGCGCTTACGCGGTGAAAGTCTCGAACGCCAAGCGGATTGCCGTTCTCGACGACCGGACGGCATTTGGGCAGGGTGAGGCCGACGAGTTCGTCAAGGCCGTTACCGCGAGCGGTGGGACGGTCATCGACCGGGAATTTACCAACGATAAGGCAGTCGACTTCAGTTCCCAGCTCACTCATATAAAAAGTCTCAACGCAGACCTGATCTTTTGCGGCGTGCTTGATGCGCAGGCGGCGATGCTTGTCAAGCGCATGAAGCAACTGGGCATGAAGGCGCAATTTGTGGGCGGAGGGGGAGTCATGGATGCCGACTTCATCAAGTTGGCAGGTACAGCGGCGGAAGGCGCCATGGCGTGGGAGTATGGGCATCCCATCGACACCCTTGCGCAGGGCAAAGCCTTCCAGACCAATTTCAAGAGAATGTACGGTGTCGATATGCTGTCGTACGCTCCGTTTGCATACGACGCTGCCACGCTCGCGATAAAGGCCATGCAGAAGGCCGATTCTGTCAAGCCGTCGGTCTTTAACACGTCAATCAAATCAACCGACTTCCAGGGCGTCACCGGAGAAATTCAGTTCGAGAAAAATGGTGACCTGAAGAACGCAAGCTCCACTTTATATCGCGTCAAGGGTGACGCGTGGGTGCCAGTTACAAGCAGGCCAGGGGCGTAA
- a CDS encoding porin — MKKHGVAFAALLAFASPVFAQSTVTLYGLNDEGFNYTNNANAQGKAAYQLESGYAQGSRWGLRGSEDLGGGLKAIFTLENGFDVNSGKLGQGGRMFGRQAYVGLASDKFGTVTFGRQYDSLVDYLAQTTANGNWGGYLLAHPYDNDNTDNSFRVNNTVKYASPAFSGFQFGGTYSFSNGTNFANNRQYSVGAQYANGGLLIAAAYLQANNPGLNAAGAIATDDANFLSQRLRVFGGGINYTFGSATVGFAYTNTVVDQPAATGTSAYVGSITPVNGGTLSSLRFRNYEVNGKYQLTPAFFVGAQYVYTAATMDATSGNGKPKYHTAGLMADYNVSKRTDFYLQVAFQKVAGDKTGTVLDNAYIPGAGGVSSNSNQVAVRLAVRHKF, encoded by the coding sequence ATGAAAAAGCATGGCGTTGCCTTCGCCGCACTTCTTGCATTCGCGTCCCCCGTATTTGCGCAAAGTACTGTCACACTCTACGGATTGAATGACGAAGGCTTCAACTACACCAATAACGCTAACGCGCAAGGCAAAGCTGCTTATCAACTCGAAAGCGGCTACGCGCAGGGTAGCCGATGGGGCCTGCGAGGATCGGAAGACCTCGGCGGCGGGTTGAAGGCCATATTCACTCTGGAAAATGGCTTCGATGTCAATTCCGGGAAGCTCGGGCAAGGCGGCCGGATGTTCGGCCGCCAGGCGTATGTAGGACTTGCAAGTGACAAGTTCGGCACGGTCACGTTCGGCCGGCAGTACGACTCTCTTGTTGACTATCTTGCTCAGACAACGGCAAACGGAAACTGGGGTGGCTATCTGCTTGCACATCCGTACGACAACGACAATACGGACAACTCGTTTCGCGTAAACAACACGGTGAAATACGCGAGTCCAGCATTCTCTGGCTTTCAGTTTGGTGGTACGTACAGTTTCAGCAACGGTACAAACTTCGCCAACAACAGACAGTATAGTGTTGGCGCGCAGTATGCGAATGGTGGCCTGCTTATCGCTGCCGCATATCTGCAGGCAAATAATCCAGGACTTAACGCTGCGGGCGCAATAGCCACCGATGATGCGAACTTCCTGTCACAACGCCTCCGTGTGTTCGGTGGTGGCATCAACTACACGTTCGGCAGCGCTACAGTGGGATTTGCTTACACAAACACAGTTGTCGACCAGCCGGCAGCTACCGGCACATCAGCGTATGTCGGTTCGATTACGCCGGTCAATGGCGGAACGCTCTCATCGCTTCGGTTCCGGAACTACGAAGTGAACGGCAAATATCAGCTCACGCCCGCGTTCTTCGTCGGGGCACAGTACGTCTATACGGCTGCCACCATGGACGCAACGTCCGGTAATGGCAAACCGAAATACCATACGGCCGGGCTCATGGCTGATTACAACGTCTCGAAGAGAACCGATTTCTATCTTCAGGTTGCCTTTCAGAAGGTCGCTGGGGACAAGACTGGTACGGTGCTCGACAACGCCTACATTCCGGGCGCAGGCGGTGTTTCATCTAATTCGAACCAGGTCGCGGTTCGTCTCGCAGTTCGTCACAAGTTTTAA
- a CDS encoding phosphoribulokinase, whose translation MKQFDAKPAEIKALFSNSLDPVRTATLRDKMLAAGLPI comes from the coding sequence GTGAAGCAGTTCGACGCCAAACCGGCGGAAATCAAGGCGCTCTTCAGCAACTCACTGGACCCGGTGCGGACCGCGACGTTGCGAGACAAGATGCTCGCGGCCGGGCTGCCGATCTGA
- a CDS encoding carboxymuconolactone decarboxylase family protein, whose amino-acid sequence MKQRLDFYKASPAIKSLLGVEERIGKSALEKSLTELVRLRASQINGCAFCVDMHTTDARKGGESERRLATVVVWRETPFFTDRERAALEWTEALTLVSQEHVPDAVWQAVRPHFSDEELVDLTLLVSAINAWNRFAIAFRKLPA is encoded by the coding sequence ATGAAACAACGTCTCGACTTCTACAAAGCCAGCCCCGCCATCAAGTCATTGCTCGGCGTCGAAGAACGCATCGGCAAATCGGCCCTCGAAAAATCGCTGACTGAACTGGTCCGTCTGCGCGCGTCGCAGATCAACGGCTGCGCTTTCTGCGTCGATATGCACACCACGGACGCCCGCAAAGGCGGCGAATCCGAGCGGCGTCTGGCCACCGTCGTGGTATGGCGTGAAACGCCCTTCTTCACCGACCGTGAACGCGCCGCGCTCGAATGGACCGAAGCGCTCACGCTGGTCTCGCAAGAGCACGTACCCGACGCCGTGTGGCAAGCCGTACGCCCGCATTTCAGCGACGAGGAACTGGTCGACCTGACGCTGCTGGTCTCGGCCATCAACGCATGGAACCGCTTCGCGATCGCGTTTCGCAAGCTGCCGGCCTGA
- a CDS encoding YciI family protein has translation MNWIVYCTDMPGAHELREANTPKHRAYLETRPIVLVTSGPLVDDAGEKKIGSFFLVEAQTREEVEAFNRNDPFFALGLWDEVRIHRFHRRVG, from the coding sequence ATGAACTGGATCGTTTACTGCACCGATATGCCTGGTGCGCACGAGCTTCGGGAGGCCAATACGCCGAAGCATCGCGCCTATCTGGAGACCAGACCGATCGTTCTTGTCACATCCGGTCCACTGGTGGACGACGCCGGCGAGAAAAAGATCGGCAGCTTCTTTCTGGTGGAAGCGCAGACGCGTGAGGAAGTCGAGGCGTTCAATCGCAACGATCCGTTCTTCGCGCTGGGACTCTGGGATGAAGTCAGAATTCATCGTTTTCATCGCCGTGTGGGTTGA
- a CDS encoding tlde1 domain-containing protein, protein MPWSYQQSTGNLSFNGEFVERGYSGAATGKNNPAMQAVPNIGPIPRGNYQVGEPHTSPHTGTYTLNLTPTAGTNTFGRSAFRIHGDSLHHPGTASEGCIIMGVQTRHRIWVSGDRRLEVIQ, encoded by the coding sequence ATGCCGTGGTCATATCAGCAGAGCACCGGAAACCTTTCGTTCAATGGCGAATTCGTTGAACGCGGTTACTCCGGCGCGGCGACAGGTAAAAACAATCCAGCTATGCAGGCGGTTCCAAACATTGGGCCAATCCCGCGTGGTAATTATCAAGTCGGCGAACCCCACACCTCCCCCCACACGGGAACCTACACACTCAATCTAACGCCGACCGCTGGAACCAATACGTTTGGGCGAAGTGCTTTCAGGATTCATGGCGATAGCCTGCACCACCCGGGTACAGCGTCCGAAGGCTGCATTATCATGGGCGTTCAAACTCGCCATCGCATATGGGTGAGCGGCGATCGTCGGTTAGAGGTTATTCAATGA
- a CDS encoding YciI family protein, with the protein MRVMVIIKATPESEAGQMPSMELIAAMGKYNEELVKAGIMQGGDGLKPSSAGARVRFSGKDRTVVDGPFAEIKELIAGYWLWQVQSMDEAIEWVKRCPNPMVSDSEIEIRPFFEPADFGEAFTPELQDQEKHLRQQIDGQAR; encoded by the coding sequence ATGCGTGTAATGGTCATCATCAAGGCAACCCCCGAATCCGAAGCCGGGCAAATGCCAAGCATGGAACTCATCGCGGCGATGGGCAAATATAACGAGGAACTGGTGAAGGCTGGGATCATGCAAGGCGGCGACGGGCTGAAGCCGAGTTCGGCAGGCGCGCGCGTGAGGTTTTCAGGGAAGGACCGAACCGTCGTTGACGGCCCATTTGCAGAAATCAAGGAATTGATCGCCGGGTACTGGCTCTGGCAAGTTCAATCGATGGACGAAGCGATTGAATGGGTAAAGCGCTGTCCGAATCCGATGGTGAGTGATTCAGAGATCGAGATTCGACCTTTTTTTGAGCCTGCGGACTTTGGCGAGGCCTTTACACCCGAGCTTCAAGACCAAGAAAAGCATCTGCGGCAGCAGATTGACGGGCAGGCGCGCTGA